From a region of the Chitinophaga caseinilytica genome:
- a CDS encoding nucleoside deaminase: MTDEHFMRQALKEARLAEEKGEVPIGAVVVMNGQVIGRGHNQVEMLTDCTAHAEMIALTSAFNYLGAKYLMEATLYVTLEPCVMCAGALYWSKIGRIVYAAPDEKNGYRRVTDGKSPFHPKTKVETGLLGEESLRMVKDFFQKRRK; the protein is encoded by the coding sequence ATGACGGACGAGCATTTCATGCGCCAGGCCCTGAAAGAAGCGCGCCTGGCCGAAGAGAAGGGAGAAGTGCCGATTGGCGCGGTGGTGGTGATGAACGGGCAGGTGATCGGCCGGGGGCATAACCAGGTGGAGATGCTGACCGATTGTACGGCGCATGCGGAAATGATCGCGCTGACGTCGGCCTTCAATTATCTCGGCGCCAAATACCTCATGGAAGCCACGCTCTACGTGACGTTGGAACCTTGCGTAATGTGCGCCGGCGCCCTGTATTGGAGCAAGATCGGGCGCATCGTGTACGCGGCGCCGGATGAAAAGAACGGCTATCGCCGGGTGACGGACGGCAAATCGCCCTTTCATCCGAAAACGAAAGTGGAAACGGGTTTGCTGGGGGAAGAGAGTTTACGAATGGTGAAGGATTTCTTCCAGAAACGCAGAAAATAA
- the ligA gene encoding NAD-dependent DNA ligase LigA: MYAKDIEIALASEAKALLSGKTGTPGELADALRQVIRHSDWRYYVQDDPVLSDEEYDRLFSMLKKLESENPELQTPDSPTQRVAQGLTKNFPTVQHLVPMLSLENSYNADDLLDWDRKNREASGLQEIEYCVEPKFDGASISLIYENDLLARGATRGDGVQGDEITVNIRQIRSIPLSANFSRFGIQQIELRGEVLINKKTFTRLNEQRAADNLPPLANPRNAASGSLRIVDPNEVAKRGLEAFLYHMSFHTMQDGIEEPPAIQTHSNTLDMLWQLGFRSPAKEMKTVKGIDAVIAYCAEFEAHRDDLPYEIDGMVIKVNDYQLQDKLGMTTHHPRWAMAYKFKARQATSILRDVEFQVGRTGSITPVAKIDPVPIGGVTVASVSLFNEDVIREKDLKIGDRVLVERAGDVIPYIVKSVADLRDGTETDIVFPKECPVCHDPLFKPEGESVWRCVNINCEAQVVERMIHFVSKDAMDIRSLGESNVRKFYGLGLLKDVPGIYALDFDAIGKLEGFGPKSISNLQTAIEASRAQPLHRLIFGLGIRYVGETTAKTLANAVSHLLDLASYTEEQLLALEDIGPKVAGSVRQFFLNEDNIHMLEKLGSLGLNLASSKGSRSEEGTLSGQTFLFTGTLHKLKRSDAEAMVEAQGGKILSGVSSKLNYLIVGDDAGSKLEKAKKINTVKILTEDEFINMVQ, from the coding sequence ATGTACGCGAAAGACATTGAAATAGCCCTCGCCTCGGAAGCGAAGGCACTGCTGTCCGGCAAAACGGGCACTCCCGGAGAACTGGCCGACGCGCTGCGGCAAGTGATCCGCCATAGCGACTGGCGATATTATGTGCAGGACGATCCCGTGTTGAGCGACGAAGAATACGACCGCCTGTTTTCCATGCTGAAAAAGCTGGAAAGTGAAAACCCGGAACTGCAAACCCCGGATTCCCCCACGCAGCGCGTGGCGCAGGGGCTTACGAAGAACTTCCCCACGGTGCAGCACCTCGTGCCCATGCTCAGTTTGGAGAATTCTTACAATGCAGACGACCTGCTGGACTGGGACCGCAAGAACCGCGAAGCTTCCGGGCTGCAGGAGATCGAATATTGCGTGGAACCGAAGTTCGACGGCGCCAGCATTTCCCTCATTTATGAAAACGATCTGCTGGCACGCGGCGCCACGCGGGGCGATGGCGTGCAGGGCGACGAAATTACGGTCAACATCCGCCAGATCCGTTCCATCCCGCTTTCCGCCAACTTTTCGCGATTCGGCATCCAGCAGATAGAACTGCGGGGCGAAGTGCTCATCAATAAAAAGACATTCACGCGGCTGAACGAACAACGTGCCGCAGACAACCTCCCGCCGCTGGCCAACCCGCGCAACGCCGCATCCGGCTCCCTGCGCATCGTGGACCCCAATGAAGTGGCGAAACGCGGGCTGGAAGCGTTCCTCTATCACATGAGCTTCCATACGATGCAGGACGGGATAGAAGAACCGCCCGCCATCCAGACCCACAGCAATACCCTCGATATGCTCTGGCAGCTGGGCTTCCGCAGCCCGGCGAAGGAAATGAAAACCGTGAAAGGGATAGATGCCGTGATCGCGTATTGCGCCGAATTCGAAGCGCACCGCGATGATTTGCCTTACGAGATCGACGGGATGGTGATCAAGGTGAATGATTACCAGTTGCAGGACAAACTGGGCATGACCACGCACCATCCACGCTGGGCCATGGCGTATAAATTCAAGGCGCGGCAGGCAACGAGCATCCTGCGGGACGTGGAGTTCCAGGTGGGCAGAACCGGCTCCATCACGCCCGTGGCCAAGATCGACCCCGTGCCTATCGGTGGCGTAACCGTGGCTTCCGTGAGCCTTTTCAACGAAGACGTCATCCGCGAAAAAGACCTTAAGATCGGTGACCGCGTGCTGGTGGAAAGAGCCGGCGACGTGATCCCGTACATCGTGAAATCCGTAGCCGACCTGCGCGACGGCACCGAAACCGATATCGTGTTCCCCAAGGAATGCCCGGTGTGCCACGATCCGCTGTTCAAGCCGGAAGGCGAAAGCGTGTGGCGCTGCGTGAACATCAATTGCGAAGCGCAGGTGGTGGAACGGATGATCCATTTCGTGAGTAAAGACGCGATGGACATCCGCAGCCTCGGCGAAAGCAACGTGCGCAAGTTTTATGGCCTTGGCCTGCTCAAAGACGTGCCCGGCATTTACGCCCTCGATTTCGACGCCATCGGCAAGCTGGAGGGCTTCGGGCCGAAGTCTATCTCCAACCTGCAAACGGCCATCGAAGCCTCGCGGGCGCAGCCGCTGCACCGCCTGATCTTCGGGCTGGGGATCCGGTACGTCGGCGAAACCACGGCCAAAACCCTCGCCAACGCGGTGTCTCACCTGCTCGACCTCGCATCGTATACCGAAGAGCAGCTCCTGGCGCTGGAAGATATCGGGCCGAAAGTGGCCGGCAGCGTTCGACAGTTTTTCCTCAACGAGGATAATATCCATATGCTGGAGAAACTCGGGTCGCTCGGCCTGAACCTCGCCAGCAGTAAGGGTTCGCGCTCTGAGGAAGGCACCCTCAGCGGACAAACCTTCCTCTTTACCGGCACGCTGCACAAACTGAAGCGCAGCGATGCGGAAGCCATGGTGGAAGCCCAGGGCGGGAAGATCCTCAGCGGCGTGAGCAGCAAGCTCAATTACCTCATCGTGGGCGATGACGCCGGCAGCAAACTGGAAAAAGCGAAAAAGATCAATACCGTCAAAATCCTGACGGAAGATGAATTCATAAATATGGTACAATGA
- a CDS encoding amidohydrolase, which translates to MKHSSLVALAFILFACKSKEPADLLVHNAVIYTVDTGFRVMQAMAVTNGKIVATGPEKELMARFSAKEELDAKGGTIVPGFNDAHAHFLGYASALRTVDLTGAKSWDEALARVRDFAAKNPKGWIIGRGWDQNDWPVKVYPDKSALDRMFPDRPVFLERVDGHAVLVNQAAIKLAGITPASTDGGGSVEVKNGAMTGILIDNAIFGVSKVIPEADTAAVIASILAAERNCLAAGITSITDCGLSLPEMRLLEKLITTNRLSLKLNVMLSDSEENIDWILKYGPYEKGNLLVRSVKFYGDGALGSRGACLKHDYADKPGWKGFLRKDSAYFAAMAGLLAGSDIQMCTHAIGDSANKVILQVYANVLKGRNDKRWRIEHAQVVDSIDRRYFGDYSIIPSVQPTHATSDMYWAEARLGATRVKTAYAFKDLLNQVTWMPLGTDFPVEKIDPLRTFYAAVARKDTAGYPAGGFQMENALSRQEALKGMTLWAAQGSFEEGTKGSLTPGKVADFVILSQDIIKAKEDQILTTRILATFINGKPRYKTPQ; encoded by the coding sequence ATGAAACACAGCAGTCTAGTAGCACTGGCCTTTATCCTTTTTGCCTGTAAAAGTAAGGAACCGGCGGACCTTCTCGTCCACAACGCCGTTATCTACACGGTGGATACCGGTTTCCGCGTGATGCAGGCCATGGCCGTTACCAATGGCAAGATCGTGGCCACAGGGCCGGAAAAGGAATTGATGGCAAGATTTTCCGCGAAAGAAGAGCTGGATGCCAAAGGCGGCACCATCGTTCCCGGGTTCAACGACGCGCACGCACATTTCCTCGGGTACGCATCTGCGCTGCGGACGGTAGACCTGACCGGCGCCAAAAGCTGGGACGAAGCCCTGGCACGGGTGCGCGACTTCGCCGCCAAAAATCCCAAAGGCTGGATCATCGGCCGGGGATGGGACCAGAACGACTGGCCCGTGAAAGTTTATCCCGATAAATCGGCCCTCGACCGCATGTTCCCCGACCGCCCGGTGTTCCTGGAGCGGGTAGACGGGCACGCCGTGCTGGTGAACCAGGCCGCCATCAAGCTCGCCGGCATCACGCCCGCTTCTACCGACGGCGGTGGTTCCGTGGAAGTGAAGAACGGCGCCATGACGGGCATCCTCATCGACAATGCCATTTTCGGTGTGTCGAAAGTGATCCCCGAAGCCGATACCGCGGCCGTGATCGCATCGATCCTGGCGGCGGAACGGAATTGCCTGGCCGCGGGGATCACCAGCATAACCGACTGCGGACTGTCGCTCCCGGAAATGCGCCTCCTCGAAAAACTCATCACCACCAATCGCCTGAGCCTCAAACTGAACGTGATGCTGAGCGATTCCGAAGAAAATATCGACTGGATATTGAAGTATGGCCCTTATGAAAAGGGAAACCTCCTCGTGCGCAGCGTGAAATTTTATGGCGACGGTGCGCTCGGCTCGCGGGGCGCCTGCCTGAAACACGATTATGCCGATAAGCCGGGTTGGAAGGGGTTTTTACGGAAAGATTCCGCGTATTTCGCCGCCATGGCCGGACTGCTGGCCGGGTCGGATATCCAGATGTGTACACACGCGATCGGGGATTCCGCGAACAAAGTGATTCTGCAGGTGTATGCGAACGTGCTGAAAGGCCGGAACGACAAGCGTTGGCGCATCGAGCACGCGCAGGTGGTGGATTCCATCGACCGGCGGTATTTCGGGGATTACAGCATTATTCCGTCGGTGCAGCCGACCCATGCCACGTCAGACATGTATTGGGCGGAGGCGAGGTTGGGCGCTACGCGGGTGAAAACGGCCTACGCGTTCAAGGACTTGCTGAACCAGGTGACCTGGATGCCGCTGGGGACGGACTTTCCCGTAGAAAAGATCGATCCGTTGCGGACGTTCTATGCGGCGGTGGCGCGGAAAGATACGGCGGGTTATCCGGCCGGAGGGTTCCAGATGGAGAACGCGCTCAGCCGGCAGGAAGCCCTGAAAGGCATGACGCTCTGGGCGGCGCAGGGCTCGTTCGAAGAAGGGACGAAAGGGAGCCTGACCCCGGGAAAAGTGGCGGATTTCGTCATCCTCAGCCAGGATATTATAAAAGCAAAAGAAGACCAGATACTCACCACGAGGATTTTAGCTACATTTATCAATGGTAAGCCACGTTACAAGACGCCGCAGTGA
- a CDS encoding NUDIX hydrolase gives MHTKNINTHRIEIRDYFMAAISVDCVIFGFDENELKVLLIKSDLKEYKGKPSLLGDIVHPDEDLETAAYRVLRDRTGLENVYMEQVQAFGGINRHPAGRVVTIAFYSLVNIQHSELKTQENELHWHSMKDITDMAFDHKDILDTCYQRLQAKVIDQPVGFNLLPKKFSLRDLQNLYEAILDVKLDRRNFRKKFFAMDYLVDLNEEEKDVRHRPARLYKFNHDKYNLHHKKNLGF, from the coding sequence ATGCACACCAAAAACATCAACACCCATCGCATCGAGATCCGGGATTATTTCATGGCGGCCATTTCGGTGGATTGCGTGATTTTCGGGTTCGACGAAAACGAGTTAAAAGTATTGCTCATCAAATCCGACTTGAAGGAATACAAAGGCAAACCGTCTTTGCTGGGCGACATTGTGCATCCCGACGAAGACCTTGAAACCGCCGCGTACCGCGTATTGCGCGACCGAACCGGGCTGGAGAACGTGTATATGGAGCAGGTGCAGGCTTTTGGCGGGATCAACCGCCATCCTGCGGGGCGTGTGGTTACCATTGCGTTTTACTCGCTCGTCAATATCCAGCATTCGGAACTGAAGACGCAGGAAAACGAGCTGCACTGGCATTCCATGAAAGACATAACAGACATGGCTTTCGATCATAAAGACATCCTCGATACCTGTTATCAGCGCCTCCAGGCCAAGGTGATCGATCAGCCGGTAGGCTTCAACCTGTTACCCAAAAAATTCTCCCTGCGCGATCTGCAGAACCTGTACGAAGCCATCCTCGACGTGAAGCTCGACCGCCGGAATTTCCGGAAAAAGTTCTTCGCGATGGATTACCTGGTGGATTTGAACGAGGAGGAAAAGGATGTGCGCCATCGCCCGGCGAGGCTTTACAAGTTCAACCACGACAAATACAACCTGCACCACAAAAAGAATCTCGGTTTTTGA
- a CDS encoding methylmalonyl-CoA mutase family protein, translating into MTYTPNNKIRIVTAAALFDGHDAAINIMRRIMQGTGAEVIHLGHNRSAAEIVDCAIQEDAQGIAVTSYQGGHIEFFKYMYDLLKEKGCGHIRIFGGGGGTILPSEIDELHAYGIARIYSPDDGRKFGLAGMIEDVIRQCDFETVEKGKWKLDAAKLRHFDSPEIAKAITYAENFALNGQQEDLKIMANRTVPVLGITGTGGAGKSSVTDELVRRFLRTYTDKTIAVISVDPSKKKTGGALLGDRIRMNSIHHPRAYMRSLATRESDKAISLHIQEAIDICKAAAFDFIILETSGIGQSDTAIVDYCDVALYVMTPEYGAASQLEKINMLDYADLICINKFDKAGALDALHDVRKQYKRNNGLWDAKDEDLPVVGTIASQFNDPGVNQLFGRLMHRIVEKTGTHFGEDKPDKPVTATSTKSLIIPPARVRYLSEIATANGEYNEWVTEQCALATQWYQLAGVLKTPGLKHAAELEEISQHVQQRIAPECKALIDGWPALVAKFKADYYEFQVRDKVIKLPLFSESLSHTRIPKVSLPNYNDWGDILRWQLTENLPGEFPYAAGVFPLKREGEDPTRMFAGEGGPERTNKRFHYVSVDQPAKRLSTAFDSVTLYGEDPAYRPDIYGKIGNSGVSIASVDDAKKLYSGFDLCDPKTSVSMTINGPAPILLAFFMNAAIDQECEKYIVKEGLQEKVEAIIKKKFKDHPLPRYNGELPHGNDGLGLRLLGISGSDVLEPEVYAKIRAYALSTVRGTVQADILKEDQAQNTCIFSTEFALKLMGDVQEYFIREKVRNFYSVSISGYHIAEAGANPITQLAFTLANGFTYVEYYLSRGMNIDDFAPNLSFFFSNGMDPEYAVIGRVARRIWAKAIKYKYKGNDRSQKLKYHIQTSGRSLHAQEIDFNDIRTTLQALYAIYDNCNSLHTNAYDEAITTPTEESVRRAMAIQLIINRELGTAKNENPNQGSFFVEELTDLVEEAVLAEFNRITERGGVLGAMERMYQRNKIQEESLYYESLKHSGEFPIIGVNTFLNKNGSPTIIPAEVIRSTTEEKEYQINALNAFQERHSADGEAQLKKLQEVAVQNGNLFAQLMETVKYCTLGQITHALYEVGGQYRRNM; encoded by the coding sequence ATGACTTATACACCGAACAACAAAATCAGGATTGTAACCGCAGCGGCCCTGTTCGACGGGCACGATGCGGCCATCAACATTATGCGCCGCATCATGCAGGGCACCGGCGCCGAAGTGATCCACCTGGGGCATAACCGCTCCGCCGCCGAAATCGTGGACTGCGCCATCCAGGAAGATGCGCAGGGCATCGCGGTAACGTCGTACCAGGGCGGGCACATCGAGTTCTTCAAGTACATGTATGACCTGCTCAAGGAAAAAGGCTGCGGCCACATCCGGATCTTCGGCGGCGGCGGCGGCACCATCCTCCCCTCCGAAATCGATGAGCTGCACGCCTATGGCATCGCCAGGATTTATAGTCCGGACGATGGCCGGAAGTTCGGGCTCGCCGGCATGATCGAAGACGTCATCCGTCAGTGCGATTTCGAAACGGTGGAAAAAGGTAAATGGAAGCTGGACGCCGCGAAACTCCGGCATTTCGACTCCCCCGAAATCGCGAAAGCCATCACTTACGCAGAAAATTTCGCGCTGAACGGCCAGCAGGAAGACCTGAAGATCATGGCCAACCGCACCGTGCCCGTGCTCGGCATCACCGGAACGGGCGGCGCCGGGAAATCCAGTGTAACGGATGAACTGGTGCGCCGCTTCCTGCGGACCTACACCGATAAAACCATCGCCGTTATTTCCGTAGACCCGTCCAAAAAGAAAACGGGCGGCGCACTGCTGGGAGACCGGATCCGGATGAACTCCATCCATCACCCCCGCGCCTACATGCGATCGCTCGCCACGCGCGAAAGCGATAAAGCCATCAGCCTCCACATCCAGGAAGCCATCGATATCTGCAAAGCCGCCGCATTCGATTTTATCATCCTCGAAACCTCCGGCATCGGCCAGAGCGATACCGCCATCGTCGATTACTGCGACGTAGCGTTATATGTGATGACCCCCGAATACGGCGCCGCTTCCCAGCTGGAGAAAATCAACATGCTGGATTACGCCGATCTCATCTGCATCAACAAATTCGATAAAGCCGGCGCGCTCGATGCCCTGCACGACGTGCGCAAACAATATAAGCGCAACAATGGTTTGTGGGACGCCAAAGACGAAGACCTCCCGGTAGTAGGTACCATCGCTTCGCAGTTCAACGACCCCGGCGTGAACCAGCTCTTCGGCCGGCTCATGCACCGGATCGTGGAAAAAACCGGGACGCACTTCGGGGAAGATAAACCCGATAAACCCGTGACCGCCACATCCACCAAATCCCTCATCATCCCGCCCGCCCGCGTCCGCTACCTGTCCGAAATCGCGACGGCGAATGGGGAATATAACGAATGGGTGACCGAACAATGCGCCCTCGCCACGCAGTGGTACCAACTCGCCGGCGTTCTCAAAACACCCGGCCTCAAACATGCCGCCGAACTGGAAGAAATCAGCCAGCACGTGCAGCAGAGGATCGCACCGGAATGCAAAGCCCTCATCGATGGCTGGCCCGCGCTGGTAGCGAAGTTCAAAGCCGATTACTATGAGTTCCAGGTGCGGGACAAAGTCATCAAACTGCCGCTTTTCAGTGAAAGCCTCAGCCATACCCGCATCCCGAAAGTGTCGCTGCCGAATTACAACGACTGGGGAGATATCCTCCGCTGGCAGCTCACCGAAAACCTCCCCGGAGAATTCCCTTACGCAGCGGGCGTGTTCCCGCTGAAGCGCGAAGGCGAAGACCCCACGCGGATGTTCGCCGGCGAAGGCGGGCCCGAGCGCACCAATAAAAGGTTTCACTACGTTTCGGTAGACCAGCCGGCCAAACGCCTGTCTACCGCATTCGACAGCGTTACGCTCTACGGCGAAGACCCCGCCTATCGCCCGGATATTTACGGGAAGATCGGGAACAGCGGCGTGAGCATCGCTTCGGTAGACGATGCCAAGAAACTCTACTCCGGCTTCGACCTCTGCGATCCCAAGACCTCCGTGTCTATGACGATCAACGGTCCTGCCCCGATTTTGCTCGCGTTTTTCATGAACGCCGCCATCGACCAGGAGTGTGAGAAATACATCGTGAAAGAAGGGCTCCAGGAAAAAGTGGAGGCCATCATCAAAAAGAAATTCAAAGATCACCCGCTTCCCAGATACAATGGCGAGCTGCCCCACGGCAACGATGGGCTGGGCCTGCGTTTGCTGGGGATTTCCGGCAGCGATGTGCTGGAGCCGGAAGTATATGCAAAGATCAGGGCGTATGCGCTCAGTACCGTCCGCGGTACGGTGCAGGCCGATATTCTGAAGGAAGACCAGGCGCAGAATACCTGCATTTTCTCCACGGAATTTGCCCTGAAGCTGATGGGCGACGTGCAGGAGTATTTCATCCGCGAGAAAGTCCGCAACTTCTATTCGGTGAGCATTTCGGGGTATCATATCGCGGAAGCCGGCGCCAATCCTATTACGCAGCTCGCGTTCACGCTGGCCAACGGTTTCACGTACGTGGAATATTACCTGAGCCGCGGCATGAACATCGACGATTTCGCGCCCAACCTGTCTTTCTTCTTCAGCAACGGCATGGACCCCGAATACGCCGTGATAGGCCGTGTGGCCCGGCGCATCTGGGCAAAGGCCATCAAGTATAAATACAAGGGGAACGATCGCTCGCAGAAACTGAAATATCATATCCAGACGTCGGGCCGCAGTTTGCACGCGCAGGAGATCGACTTCAACGATATCCGTACTACGCTGCAGGCGCTCTACGCCATTTACGACAACTGTAATTCCCTCCACACCAACGCGTACGACGAAGCCATTACCACGCCCACCGAAGAAAGCGTGCGCCGAGCCATGGCCATTCAGCTCATCATCAACCGCGAACTGGGAACGGCGAAGAACGAAAACCCCAACCAGGGAAGCTTCTTCGTGGAAGAGCTGACAGATCTCGTGGAAGAGGCCGTGCTGGCGGAATTCAACCGCATCACCGAGCGCGGCGGCGTACTGGGCGCCATGGAAAGGATGTACCAGCGCAACAAAATCCAGGAAGAAAGCCTGTATTACGAATCGCTGAAACATTCCGGCGAGTTTCCCATCATCGGTGTAAATACCTTCCTCAATAAAAACGGCTCGCCCACGATCATTCCGGCGGAAGTGATCCGTTCCACCACGGAGGAGAAGGAATACCAGATCAATGCGCTGAACGCTTTCCAGGAAAGGCATTCGGCCGATGGTGAAGCGCAGCTGAAGAAACTCCAGGAAGTGGCGGTACAGAACGGCAACCTGTTCGCGCAGCTCATGGAAACCGTGAAATACTGTACCCTCGGGCAGATCACCCACGCGCTGTACGAAGTGGGCGGGCAGTATCGCAGGAATATGTAG
- a CDS encoding MutS-related protein, which produces MQTAITYQQRIDEITLRFRQTDAQLKQLSFIRLLAFAGILYTGIQYFRQGFYWPWLLGAFVLVCGFIWSLARYQKGKDHRAYLKELLSLNEKELKLVTGGGADFEDGEAFIDDQHDFSGDLDVFGPSSLYQHINRTGTLSGKTRLANWLRSPLQSAEAIREVQAAVQELSPRIGFRQDFAAHARLANESPRDMEEIRLWKSAPMEFVHRKGLRIAAYVMPALVLGGIVYYGITGVYIWMLLALFVNWGILLMNVKKVNAQHILVSNKEKVLAKFAVLLRMIGAENWNGVPWLEARKRTATDADRSLHALARVSNALDQRMNLLVGIVLNSVMLYDIHCMFRLERWKERHRGDMDEWLDAIALMETANSLATFTFNHPDYIFPEVGGGMSGTGGEGIGHPLIPESECVKNDWSIAGKEQCHIVTGSNMSGKSTFLRSVGVNWLLAMTGAPVCAVKFRCHPLRIMTSMRIKDSIARHTSYFQAELQRLQRIIDVLKSGEEVFIILDEILKGTNSEDKLTGSRELVKHFLQFRCAGMIATHDLELGALEAECPGQVRNYCFESSLDNGKLHFDYTMRPGIARNKNATFLMRQMGII; this is translated from the coding sequence ATGCAAACGGCCATCACATACCAGCAAAGGATAGACGAAATCACCCTCCGATTCCGGCAAACGGACGCCCAGTTGAAGCAGCTCAGCTTCATCAGGCTGCTGGCGTTCGCGGGTATCCTTTACACGGGTATCCAGTACTTCCGGCAGGGCTTTTATTGGCCCTGGCTGCTGGGCGCCTTCGTGCTCGTTTGCGGGTTCATCTGGAGCCTGGCGCGGTATCAGAAAGGGAAAGACCATCGGGCTTATCTGAAAGAGCTGCTTTCCCTCAATGAAAAAGAACTGAAACTGGTGACCGGCGGCGGTGCGGATTTTGAAGATGGCGAAGCGTTTATCGACGATCAGCATGATTTTTCCGGCGACCTGGATGTGTTCGGGCCCTCGTCGCTGTACCAGCATATCAACCGCACCGGTACGCTGTCGGGCAAAACGCGATTGGCCAACTGGCTGAGATCTCCCCTGCAATCCGCCGAAGCGATCCGCGAAGTGCAGGCCGCAGTGCAGGAGCTGAGCCCCAGGATCGGGTTCCGGCAGGATTTTGCGGCGCATGCCCGGCTGGCGAACGAGTCTCCGCGCGACATGGAGGAGATCCGCCTGTGGAAATCCGCGCCCATGGAGTTCGTGCACCGGAAAGGATTGCGGATCGCGGCATACGTGATGCCGGCGCTCGTTTTGGGCGGTATTGTATATTATGGGATCACCGGTGTATATATCTGGATGTTGCTCGCGCTGTTCGTGAACTGGGGGATTTTGCTCATGAACGTCAAGAAAGTGAATGCCCAGCACATCCTGGTGTCCAATAAAGAAAAGGTGTTGGCGAAATTCGCAGTGCTGCTGCGGATGATCGGAGCGGAAAACTGGAATGGCGTACCCTGGCTGGAAGCGCGCAAGCGTACCGCTACGGATGCCGACCGTTCGCTCCATGCCCTCGCGCGCGTGAGCAACGCGCTCGACCAGCGGATGAACCTGCTGGTGGGGATCGTGCTGAATTCGGTCATGCTGTACGACATTCACTGCATGTTCCGCCTGGAACGCTGGAAGGAAAGGCATCGCGGTGATATGGACGAATGGCTGGACGCGATCGCGCTTATGGAAACGGCCAATAGTCTTGCCACATTTACTTTCAACCATCCCGATTATATTTTCCCGGAAGTGGGTGGCGGGATGAGTGGTACCGGTGGAGAAGGGATCGGTCATCCGCTGATCCCCGAAAGTGAATGCGTGAAAAACGACTGGAGCATCGCGGGGAAAGAACAATGCCACATCGTGACGGGGTCGAACATGAGCGGAAAAAGCACTTTCCTGCGGAGCGTGGGTGTGAACTGGCTGCTGGCGATGACCGGTGCGCCGGTGTGTGCGGTGAAATTCCGGTGTCACCCGTTGCGGATCATGACGTCTATGCGGATCAAGGATTCCATCGCGCGGCATACTTCGTATTTCCAGGCGGAGCTGCAGCGGCTGCAACGCATTATCGATGTATTGAAAAGCGGGGAGGAAGTGTTCATCATCCTCGACGAAATCCTCAAAGGCACGAATTCCGAAGATAAACTGACGGGCTCCCGCGAGCTGGTGAAGCATTTCCTGCAGTTCCGCTGCGCGGGGATGATCGCCACGCACGACCTGGAGCTGGGGGCGCTGGAAGCGGAGTGCCCCGGGCAGGTGCGCAACTACTGTTTCGAAAGTAGTCTCGATAATGGAAAACTGCATTTCGATTACACGATGCGGCCCGGCATCGCGCGGAATAAAAACGCGACTTTCCTCATGCGGCAGATGGGCATTATATAA